From the genome of bacterium, one region includes:
- a CDS encoding radical SAM protein encodes MKMLKEFFRIHLPEKPAYTAPGIYHYRREAGGNVTRFHLRVEQDGSGVLLANSSVAARLSSTGVLIAKSRLEGVPYPVISKNIKTTFYGATESQIELDVRKISRLIGELANLDDNYPIFNLDDPAVAPPKNLIAPFHAQMKVASPEQINPLLEKLWKSGIMHVTFNQSSANVSAAVANVERAEDLGMISGVRVHAGLLLQGDLFQKLAMAGVDYIVLPVVSANSEKQDLFFGESNSSHVIQCLEQCKKWEVTPVLEVPIFRQNLDELEQIVDEFSAKGVSNVLYYAIAAQHAGETPALQDGLDGTEIIHVAARVADIAHGSRVRYVWLPAVSGAGELKALLEKGPRTAGDVSIRVDPDGSVYAPRGPLDAAGNLSKESWAEIWNRDVFKQYRERIVSPTRCGICPELEICGADCPGDPKGWARS; translated from the coding sequence ATGAAAATGTTAAAGGAGTTTTTTCGCATTCATTTACCGGAAAAGCCTGCGTATACAGCGCCGGGTATTTATCACTATCGCAGGGAGGCAGGTGGGAACGTCACCCGTTTTCATCTTCGCGTGGAACAGGATGGAAGTGGAGTTCTGCTGGCCAATTCTTCTGTTGCCGCGCGTCTATCCTCAACAGGCGTGCTCATTGCAAAGTCGCGGCTGGAAGGTGTTCCTTATCCCGTCATCAGCAAAAACATCAAAACTACATTCTACGGAGCGACGGAAAGCCAGATTGAATTGGATGTTCGAAAAATCAGTCGTCTCATTGGAGAGCTGGCGAATCTGGATGACAACTATCCCATTTTCAACTTGGATGATCCTGCGGTTGCTCCTCCAAAGAATCTGATAGCTCCGTTTCATGCACAGATGAAGGTCGCTTCTCCTGAGCAAATCAATCCACTGCTGGAGAAGTTGTGGAAAAGCGGAATCATGCATGTAACTTTTAATCAAAGTAGCGCGAACGTCTCGGCCGCGGTAGCGAATGTTGAACGTGCCGAAGACCTTGGCATGATCTCGGGCGTTCGCGTTCACGCGGGCCTGTTGCTGCAGGGCGATCTGTTTCAAAAGCTTGCGATGGCCGGCGTGGACTACATCGTATTGCCGGTCGTGTCCGCAAATTCAGAGAAGCAGGATCTGTTCTTTGGCGAAAGCAATTCTAGTCACGTAATTCAGTGTCTTGAGCAATGCAAGAAATGGGAAGTGACACCTGTTTTGGAGGTTCCCATTTTTCGTCAGAATCTTGACGAGCTGGAACAAATCGTTGATGAGTTCAGCGCAAAAGGCGTTAGTAACGTTTTGTACTATGCAATTGCAGCTCAACACGCGGGCGAGACGCCCGCGCTACAAGACGGGTTGGATGGAACGGAGATCATTCATGTTGCTGCGCGGGTTGCGGACATAGCACACGGCTCGCGTGTCCGTTATGTGTGGCTGCCGGCCGTATCGGGTGCGGGTGAGTTGAAAGCATTGTTGGAAAAAGGACCGCGCACCGCGGGTGATGTCTCCATCCGTGTCGATCCGGACGGTTCAGTCTATGCTCCGAGAGGACCACTCGATGCCGCGGGGAACCTGTCAAAGGAGTCCTGGGCCGAAATCTGGAACCGCGATGTTTTCAAGCAGTACAGAGAGAGAATCGTTTCTCCAACACGCTGCGGGATCTGCCCGGAGCTCGAAATCTGTGGCGCCGATTGCCCGGGAGATCCGAAAGGGTGGGCGAGATCATGA
- a CDS encoding radical SAM protein produces MVKLQKYISKIHPWFANMANALPLHPKQPTPDLYTYHFSDKNGYFRRVHLRIEQDGRGVMFLDVTDAIQLNQTAALIAGWALDGMPEKTAMKRLKAAYAGHEQIARDVSGIYRFIQHVTQESGCPTCGIDFLERKALFSTRANAPYKADIALTYGCNNACSHCYNATSHLGMASLALVDWKKVFVLLKQKGVPHIIFTGGEATLHPDLPELIQFVDQQGQIAGLNSNGRRFSHLSFVRTLKQAGLNHLQITLASNQARVHDEINGVSAFSQTVKGIENALAGGIHTITNTTIMQKNRDHVEEIIDFIYALGIRTFAMNGMIYSGGGYCDPNAIPEEELPAVLIRIRDRALERGMKFLWYTPTEYCRMNPVELEIGAKRCNAAEYSICIEPNGDVLPCQSFYVSAGNILRDPWEKIWDGELFRSFRDRELDPKWAGLPEKCWECPDLPLCGGGCRIEREARDGVLLHHEGGCESESPARPSFIPIEQIQHIGKRAAGRGAGVR; encoded by the coding sequence ATGGTCAAACTGCAAAAATACATTTCCAAGATCCATCCCTGGTTCGCTAACATGGCAAATGCTCTGCCACTACATCCTAAACAACCGACGCCGGATCTTTACACGTATCACTTTTCCGATAAGAACGGCTATTTCCGTCGCGTTCATTTACGCATCGAACAGGATGGCCGCGGCGTCATGTTTCTCGATGTCACTGATGCGATCCAATTGAATCAAACTGCGGCTTTAATCGCCGGATGGGCCTTGGATGGAATGCCGGAAAAAACAGCCATGAAGCGGTTGAAAGCTGCGTATGCGGGTCATGAACAGATCGCGCGCGACGTTTCCGGAATTTACCGCTTCATTCAACATGTTACGCAAGAATCCGGATGCCCAACCTGCGGAATCGATTTTCTTGAACGCAAGGCGCTATTCAGCACAAGAGCTAATGCGCCCTACAAAGCAGATATCGCCCTGACATATGGATGCAACAACGCGTGTTCGCATTGCTATAACGCCACCTCGCATCTAGGAATGGCTTCCCTTGCGCTAGTGGACTGGAAAAAAGTTTTTGTACTGCTGAAACAGAAGGGTGTGCCGCACATTATTTTTACGGGCGGTGAAGCGACCCTGCATCCGGATCTGCCGGAGTTGATCCAATTCGTGGACCAGCAAGGCCAGATCGCGGGCCTCAATTCAAATGGCAGGCGTTTTTCGCACCTGTCTTTTGTTCGCACGCTTAAACAGGCAGGATTGAATCACTTGCAGATCACGCTCGCTTCGAACCAGGCGCGCGTTCACGATGAAATCAACGGTGTATCTGCTTTTTCACAAACGGTAAAGGGCATTGAAAACGCTCTTGCAGGAGGCATTCACACGATTACAAATACCACCATCATGCAAAAGAATCGCGATCATGTGGAAGAGATCATCGATTTTATCTACGCATTAGGAATCCGCACTTTTGCCATGAACGGGATGATCTATTCCGGAGGAGGTTACTGTGATCCGAACGCCATTCCTGAAGAAGAACTTCCTGCTGTCTTAATCAGGATTCGAGATCGGGCGCTGGAACGGGGAATGAAATTTCTCTGGTACACGCCGACTGAATATTGTCGAATGAATCCTGTAGAGCTGGAAATTGGCGCGAAAAGATGCAACGCAGCCGAATATTCCATTTGCATTGAGCCTAATGGGGATGTGCTGCCATGCCAATCCTTTTACGTTTCGGCCGGGAACATACTTCGCGATCCATGGGAAAAAATCTGGGATGGGGAGCTGTTCCGTTCCTTTCGAGACAGGGAACTGGATCCGAAATGGGCGGGACTGCCGGAGAAATGCTGGGAATGTCCGGACCTTCCGCTTTGTGGCGGCGGCTGCAGGATAGAACGGGAAGCGCGCGATGGTGTTTTGTTGCACCATGAGGGTGGCTGTGAAAGTGAATCACCTGCGAGACCAAGCTTCATTCCGATTGAGCAGATTCAACACATCGGAAAAAGAGCAGCGGGAAGGGGAGCGGGCGTGCGATGA